The following are encoded together in the Deltaproteobacteria bacterium RIFCSPHIGHO2_02_FULL_44_16 genome:
- a CDS encoding DNA-binding response regulator, protein METILVIEDDHDIAELIEHHLKQNRFDVLVSENGTQGLKIARKQTPHLIILDLMLPDMGGLEVCRELKTTETTKYIPVIMLTAKGEEVDRIVGFEVGADDYMTKPFSPRELTLRVKAILRRGEPQQLSSEKIHKFGSITLDPSKFQVMVINKEIRLTSIEFKLLQYLLTTKGRVATREQLLDHVWGYEAALTTRTVDTHIKRLRKKLEVAADYVETIRGIGYRVKEKV, encoded by the coding sequence ATGGAAACTATTTTGGTTATCGAAGACGATCACGATATTGCAGAGCTCATTGAACATCACCTCAAGCAAAACCGATTCGATGTCCTTGTTTCAGAGAATGGCACTCAAGGATTAAAGATTGCTCGAAAACAGACACCTCACCTTATTATTCTCGATCTCATGCTTCCGGACATGGGAGGCCTTGAAGTCTGCAGGGAATTAAAAACAACAGAAACGACCAAGTATATTCCCGTGATCATGTTGACGGCAAAAGGAGAAGAGGTCGATCGTATAGTCGGATTTGAAGTCGGGGCTGATGACTATATGACGAAACCCTTTAGTCCGCGCGAGCTTACTCTTCGCGTGAAAGCGATCTTAAGACGAGGAGAACCACAGCAATTAAGTTCAGAAAAAATTCATAAATTTGGATCAATTACACTTGATCCTTCAAAGTTTCAGGTGATGGTTATAAATAAAGAAATTCGGCTGACCTCGATTGAATTTAAACTCCTTCAGTATCTTTTGACGACCAAAGGGCGAGTTGCAACACGAGAGCAACTTCTGGATCATGTGTGGGGTTACGAAGCTGCGCTGACGACGCGAACAGTCGATACGCATATTAAAAGATTGCGAAAGAAATTAGAAGTAGCCGCTGATTATGTTGAGACCATTCGTGGTATTGGATATCGCGTCAAAGAAAAGGTCTAA
- a CDS encoding CDP-diacylglycerol--glycerol-3-phosphate 3-phosphatidyltransferase, whose amino-acid sequence MSGSVLNVPNIITIARIAIVPVLVTVMTLLNDDVSSKASLIHNQFLSFISALIVAVAMASDCVDGYYARRYGQISTFGKFLDPLADKLLFLTAMIMMVELHRIPGWIVIVFLSREMVVTALRGVAVDRGIIIAASSAGKYKSAFISCATVGLLLHYPFFGIQWRLLAWLMLIPGFILSVASGIHYAWEFFQGLRKQKLG is encoded by the coding sequence ATGAGTGGATCTGTTTTAAATGTTCCAAACATTATTACGATTGCACGTATCGCCATAGTTCCGGTGCTCGTGACGGTCATGACGCTTTTGAACGATGATGTGAGCAGCAAGGCTTCTTTGATTCACAATCAATTTCTCTCTTTTATATCCGCGCTTATTGTCGCGGTGGCGATGGCTTCGGATTGTGTGGATGGTTACTATGCTCGACGTTACGGACAGATCAGTACGTTTGGAAAATTTTTAGATCCTCTTGCCGATAAGCTTTTATTTTTGACAGCGATGATTATGATGGTGGAACTTCATCGTATTCCCGGATGGATTGTGATTGTTTTTCTTTCACGCGAAATGGTGGTGACAGCGCTTCGAGGAGTGGCGGTGGATAGAGGCATTATTATCGCCGCATCAAGCGCTGGAAAATATAAGTCGGCATTTATCAGTTGTGCGACCGTTGGATTGTTACTTCATTATCCTTTTTTTGGTATTCAGTGGCGGCTTCTTGCATGGCTGATGCTTATTCCCGGCTTCATTCTTTCAGTCGCGAGCGGTATCCATTATGCCTGGGAATTTTTTCAAGGCCTTCGTAAGCAGAAGCTCGGTTGA
- a CDS encoding L-aspartate oxidase, whose translation MQQTYDHLVIGSGIAGLTYALIAAEQGNVAVIAKRGADTTTTRQAQGGIAAVFDPHDSLENHVQDTLRAGGGLCHEEVVREVVKEARQGIEKLVEWGVRFSEISKGNFHLTREGGHSYPRILHTDDASGKEIQRALLERAKTHPRISFFEHHAAIDLMTTTKLKIAGTPRCLGAYILNIETDEVDVFQAATTILATGGAGKVYLYTSNPDISSGDGIAMAYRAGASVANLEFIQFHPTCLYHPFAKSFLISEAVRGEGGKLRLKSGEQFMKRYDDRAELATRDIVARAIDAELKKTGDDYVLLDISHKPADWIRERFPMLSEKCRAFGIDMTKEPIPVVPAAHYFCGGVLTDQYGKTTLQHLFACGEVACTGLHGANRLASNGLLEGMVFGARAAKHACENMRRGPQPCVPTIPPWDTTGTNDSDEEVVISQNWDEIRRLMWNYVGIVRSDKRLLRAKRRIDILQEEIRDYYWNFTITNNLIELRNLALVADLIIQSALARKESRGLHYNIDYPAKNDDFKKDTILRMSPLQS comes from the coding sequence ATGCAACAGACCTACGATCATCTCGTTATCGGAAGTGGCATCGCTGGACTGACTTATGCTCTCATTGCTGCAGAACAGGGAAACGTTGCGGTGATTGCAAAGCGAGGCGCAGACACCACAACAACACGACAAGCGCAAGGCGGCATTGCTGCTGTTTTTGACCCCCATGATTCTTTGGAAAATCACGTGCAAGACACGCTTCGTGCTGGAGGTGGACTCTGTCATGAAGAGGTCGTGCGAGAGGTCGTGAAAGAAGCACGGCAGGGAATTGAAAAACTTGTCGAATGGGGAGTACGATTTTCAGAAATTTCGAAAGGAAATTTTCATCTGACGCGGGAAGGTGGACATAGTTATCCCCGTATTCTTCACACCGATGATGCCAGTGGAAAAGAAATTCAACGCGCTCTTCTCGAAAGAGCAAAAACTCATCCGCGCATCTCCTTTTTTGAACATCATGCGGCAATTGATTTGATGACCACGACAAAATTAAAAATTGCCGGAACGCCACGCTGCCTTGGCGCTTATATTTTGAATATTGAAACTGATGAGGTCGATGTTTTTCAAGCAGCAACGACCATTCTTGCGACCGGCGGGGCTGGAAAAGTTTATCTCTACACGTCGAACCCCGATATCTCCTCTGGCGACGGCATTGCCATGGCCTATCGTGCAGGAGCAAGTGTTGCAAATTTGGAGTTCATCCAATTTCATCCGACCTGTCTCTACCATCCCTTTGCAAAATCCTTTTTGATCTCAGAAGCCGTGCGCGGCGAAGGTGGAAAACTTCGACTCAAATCAGGCGAGCAGTTTATGAAACGCTATGATGATCGCGCAGAACTCGCCACACGCGACATTGTCGCTCGAGCGATCGATGCAGAGCTCAAAAAAACAGGCGATGATTATGTGCTTCTCGATATTTCGCATAAACCGGCAGATTGGATTCGCGAACGGTTTCCCATGCTCTCGGAAAAATGTCGCGCATTTGGAATCGATATGACAAAAGAACCAATTCCTGTTGTTCCTGCTGCGCACTATTTTTGCGGTGGCGTGCTTACGGATCAATATGGAAAGACAACGCTTCAACATCTCTTTGCCTGTGGAGAAGTCGCCTGCACTGGACTTCATGGAGCAAATCGACTCGCATCAAACGGACTTCTCGAAGGAATGGTCTTTGGCGCGCGCGCTGCGAAACACGCGTGTGAGAACATGCGTAGGGGTCCACAACCGTGTGTCCCTACAATTCCACCATGGGATACAACAGGAACAAATGATAGTGATGAAGAGGTCGTCATCTCACAAAACTGGGATGAAATTCGACGCCTCATGTGGAACTATGTCGGCATCGTACGATCTGACAAGCGTCTCCTCCGCGCAAAACGTCGCATCGATATTTTGCAAGAAGAGATTCGGGACTATTATTGGAATTTTACGATCACGAACAATCTTATTGAACTTCGCAATCTCGCACTTGTGGCTGATCTTATTATCCAAAGCGCTCTCGCTCGCAAAGAGAGCCGCGGCCTTCATTATAATATCGATTATCCAGCAAAGAATGATGACTTCAAAAAAGATACGATTTTACGGATGTCGCCATTGCAAAGTTGA
- a CDS encoding molecular chaperone DnaJ, which produces MTKRDYYEILGVSRTADAIQIKKAYRQLALQYHPDRNRDDHKAEDRFKEASEAYEVLSDAHKRQLYDQFGHQGLHGAGFQGFSGVDDVFSSFGDLFEEFFGGFGPRSRGRSSAQQGSDLQQEITISFHESARGTEREITFTNQVLCDVCEGNGAAPGTNRLPCIACGGSGQITQRQGFFVLQTTCPHCRGAGSRIEKPCDECRGAGRVRKKKKLNVKIPPGIEDGMRLVLRGEGEAGVSGGPSGDLYVLVHVRTDQFFKRKGNDIYGELSISFPLAALGGEVKVKTLEGEKTISISPGTETGDEVRIPKEGFQSVNGHGKGDHIVIFRVTTPKKLSGKQKKLLEQLREELP; this is translated from the coding sequence ATGACAAAACGGGATTACTATGAAATTTTAGGGGTTTCGCGTACTGCAGACGCGATTCAGATCAAAAAAGCCTATCGTCAACTGGCCCTTCAATATCATCCAGATCGCAATCGAGATGATCACAAAGCTGAGGACCGATTTAAAGAGGCTTCAGAAGCTTACGAAGTTTTATCGGATGCGCATAAGCGTCAACTTTACGATCAGTTTGGTCATCAAGGACTTCATGGTGCCGGCTTTCAAGGATTTTCAGGTGTGGACGATGTTTTTTCTTCTTTTGGCGATCTCTTTGAAGAATTTTTTGGCGGTTTTGGTCCTCGTTCACGCGGAAGAAGCTCTGCACAGCAAGGAAGCGATCTTCAGCAAGAAATTACCATTTCATTTCACGAATCAGCTCGGGGAACAGAACGTGAAATTACTTTTACCAATCAAGTCCTATGCGATGTTTGTGAAGGAAATGGCGCAGCCCCTGGAACGAACCGCCTTCCCTGTATCGCCTGTGGTGGGAGTGGACAGATAACGCAACGACAAGGTTTTTTTGTTCTTCAAACCACATGTCCTCATTGTCGTGGCGCAGGGAGTCGCATTGAAAAACCATGCGATGAATGTCGCGGAGCAGGCCGTGTTCGAAAAAAGAAAAAATTAAATGTAAAAATTCCACCTGGTATCGAAGACGGAATGCGTCTCGTGCTTCGAGGTGAAGGAGAAGCGGGAGTCAGCGGTGGTCCTTCAGGTGATCTCTATGTGCTCGTGCATGTGCGGACGGATCAATTTTTCAAACGCAAAGGAAACGATATTTATGGCGAGCTTTCTATTTCATTTCCTCTGGCAGCTTTAGGGGGAGAAGTGAAAGTCAAAACACTTGAAGGAGAAAAAACAATTTCCATTTCTCCCGGCACTGAAACAGGGGATGAAGTTCGTATTCCAAAAGAAGGATTTCAAAGTGTGAATGGTCATGGTAAAGGAGATCATATTGTGATCTTTCGTGTGACAACACCGAAAAAGTTGAGTGGGAAACAGAAAAAATTGCTGGAACAATTACGAGAGGAACTCCCATGA
- a CDS encoding molecular chaperone DnaK: MGKMIGIDLGTTNSVVAVMEGGDPKIITNEEGSRITPSVVAFKNSDILVGQVAKRQAITNPERTIYSIKRFMGRKRKEVDEEIKMVPYKVAEAPNGDAVVDIDGKTFSPPEISAHILRKLKKAAEAYLGETVTEAVITVPAYFNDSQRQATKDAGKIAGLDVKRIVNEPTAAALAYGLDKKKDELIAVFDFGGGTFDISVLEVGENVVEVVSTNGDTHLGGDNIDQRLMEYLISEFKKDQGIDVSKDKMVLQRLKEAAEKAKIELSSVMETEVNLPFLTADASGPKHMTLKLTRAKFEALVDDLLQKTLEPCKKALHDAGKKPSDIDEVVLVGGSTRIPKIQELVKNLFGKEPHKGVNPDEVVAAGAAVQAGVLSGDVKDMLLLDVTPLSLGIETLGGVMTKLIERNTTIPTKKSQVFSTAADNQTTVDVHVLQGEREMSADNRTLGRFHLDGIPSAPRGVPQVEVTFDIDANGIAHVSAKDLATSKEQKITITASSGLPKDEVERLVKEAKGHEAEDKKRREEIEVKNQTDALIYNTEKTLNEHKSKLNPDDVKRVEEALQAAKDAVSKNDAAAMKSSMEQLTQASHKLAEEMYKASSAQQQQQGNGTAQPGSENAETAQPKKDDNVVDAEFEETK, encoded by the coding sequence ATGGGGAAAATGATCGGGATCGATTTAGGAACCACAAATTCAGTTGTTGCGGTGATGGAAGGTGGCGATCCCAAAATCATCACCAACGAAGAGGGAAGTCGTATCACTCCTTCAGTGGTTGCCTTTAAAAACAGCGATATTTTAGTCGGTCAAGTCGCCAAACGACAGGCCATTACCAATCCTGAGCGAACCATTTACTCTATTAAGCGTTTCATGGGACGAAAGAGAAAAGAAGTTGATGAAGAAATAAAAATGGTTCCGTACAAAGTAGCGGAAGCTCCCAATGGTGATGCTGTTGTGGACATTGATGGAAAAACTTTTTCTCCTCCTGAAATTTCGGCTCATATTTTGCGCAAACTCAAAAAAGCTGCTGAAGCTTATCTGGGGGAAACCGTGACGGAAGCGGTCATTACGGTTCCCGCCTATTTTAATGATAGTCAGCGACAGGCAACCAAAGATGCTGGAAAAATTGCAGGTCTCGATGTCAAACGCATTGTCAATGAACCGACTGCTGCAGCGCTTGCCTACGGTCTTGATAAGAAAAAGGATGAACTCATTGCTGTCTTCGATTTCGGTGGAGGAACATTTGATATTTCCGTTCTCGAAGTCGGAGAGAATGTCGTTGAAGTCGTTTCAACAAACGGCGACACACATCTTGGCGGAGACAATATCGATCAGCGATTGATGGAATATCTTATCAGTGAGTTCAAAAAAGATCAGGGCATTGATGTCAGCAAAGACAAGATGGTGTTACAACGTTTGAAAGAGGCTGCAGAAAAAGCAAAGATCGAACTCTCTTCGGTGATGGAGACCGAGGTCAACCTCCCCTTCTTGACTGCTGATGCTTCAGGCCCAAAGCACATGACCTTGAAACTCACACGCGCGAAATTCGAAGCGCTTGTTGATGATTTGCTTCAGAAAACTCTCGAACCCTGCAAGAAAGCTTTGCACGATGCTGGGAAGAAACCATCCGACATCGACGAAGTCGTTCTCGTGGGTGGTTCAACGCGTATTCCGAAAATTCAAGAGCTCGTCAAAAATCTTTTCGGCAAAGAACCACACAAGGGAGTGAATCCTGATGAAGTCGTGGCCGCTGGCGCTGCAGTTCAGGCCGGTGTGCTTTCAGGTGATGTGAAAGACATGCTTCTCCTTGACGTGACACCACTCTCACTCGGCATCGAAACCCTGGGTGGTGTGATGACAAAACTCATTGAACGCAACACCACGATTCCGACGAAAAAGAGTCAGGTCTTTTCAACGGCTGCGGATAATCAAACCACCGTCGACGTGCATGTCCTCCAAGGTGAGCGCGAGATGTCTGCGGACAATCGAACTCTCGGACGATTTCATCTCGATGGAATTCCGTCTGCACCGCGCGGTGTTCCTCAAGTTGAAGTCACGTTTGATATTGATGCAAACGGCATTGCACATGTTTCCGCGAAAGATCTGGCAACGAGCAAAGAACAAAAGATTACGATCACGGCATCGTCTGGTCTCCCAAAGGATGAAGTCGAGCGATTAGTGAAGGAAGCCAAAGGACACGAAGCTGAAGACAAGAAGCGACGTGAAGAGATTGAAGTCAAAAATCAAACTGATGCTCTTATTTATAATACCGAAAAAACTCTCAATGAACATAAGAGCAAGCTGAATCCTGATGACGTGAAGCGTGTGGAAGAGGCGCTCCAAGCAGCGAAAGATGCGGTGAGCAAAAACGATGCAGCTGCCATGAAATCGAGCATGGAACAGTTAACCCAAGCCTCGCACAAATTAGCAGAAGAAATGTACAAAGCTTCTTCTGCTCAACAGCAACAACAAGGAAACGGCACTGCTCAGCCAGGGAGTGAAAATGCCGAAACGGCGCAGCCGAAGAAAG